A genomic window from Punica granatum isolate Tunisia-2019 chromosome 2, ASM765513v2, whole genome shotgun sequence includes:
- the LOC116195474 gene encoding PHD finger protein ING1 isoform X2, producing the protein MSFIDEFQADLDALPYALQKKYGLLRDLDKSLEDLKRQNEQRCEQEIEDIKRGIKSGSTLDISLLRFSDEALDEQKHSLRIADEKVALAAQAYEMVDQHIQQLDQYLKKFSEELRRDFASGGVPASNHDVRSGKGAESGRGGRKKTRLATAAAAVAAATEVASTAAAANSAGVDLDLPVDPNEPTYCFCNQVSFGEMVACDNPNCKIEWFHFGCVGLKERPKGKWYCSDCAATRNRRKGR; encoded by the exons ATGTCCTTCATCGATGAATTCCAAGCTG ACCTTGATGCCCTGCCCTATGCCCTGCAGAAGAAGTATGGACTATTACGCGATCTTGATAAAAGTTTAGAAG ATCTCAAACGACAGAATGAGCAACGCTGCGAGCAAGAAATCGAGGATATTAAGCGAGGAATAAAATCTGGAAGCACATTAGATATTTCACTTCTTAGGTTCTCAGATGAGGCCCTTGATGAACAAAAGCATAGCCTTAGGATAGCAGATGAGAAAGTTGCCCTAGCTGCCCAGGCATATGAGATG GTAGATCAACATATACAGCAGCTTGATCAGTATCTTAAAAAGTTCAGCGAAGAGTTGCGACGTG ATTTTGCTTCAGGTGGGGTGCCTGCCTCGAATCATGACGTAAGGTCTGGAAAGGGTGCTGAAAGCGGTAGAGGAGGGCGTAAGAA GACACGTTTGGCGACTGCAGCAGCAGCTGTGGCAGCAGCAACAGAAGTAGCTAgtacagcagcagcagcaaattCTGCTGGCGTGGATTTGGACTTACCGGTTGACCCTAATGAGCCCACCTACTGCTTTTGCAACCAAGTTAGCTTCGGGGAAATGGTTGCCTGCGACAACCCTAAC TGTAAGATAGAGTGGTTCCATTTTGGGTGCGTGGGTCTGAAAGAACGGCCAAAAGGTAAGTGGTACTGCTCAGACTGTGCTGCTACAAGGAATCGCCGGAAAGGACGATGA
- the LOC116195474 gene encoding PHD finger protein ING1 isoform X1: MSFIDEFQADLDALPYALQKKYGLLRDLDKSLEDLKRQNEQRCEQEIEDIKRGIKSGSTLDISLLRFSDEALDEQKHSLRIADEKVALAAQAYEMVDQHIQQLDQYLKKFSEELRRETDFASGGVPASNHDVRSGKGAESGRGGRKKTRLATAAAAVAAATEVASTAAAANSAGVDLDLPVDPNEPTYCFCNQVSFGEMVACDNPNCKIEWFHFGCVGLKERPKGKWYCSDCAATRNRRKGR; encoded by the exons ATGTCCTTCATCGATGAATTCCAAGCTG ACCTTGATGCCCTGCCCTATGCCCTGCAGAAGAAGTATGGACTATTACGCGATCTTGATAAAAGTTTAGAAG ATCTCAAACGACAGAATGAGCAACGCTGCGAGCAAGAAATCGAGGATATTAAGCGAGGAATAAAATCTGGAAGCACATTAGATATTTCACTTCTTAGGTTCTCAGATGAGGCCCTTGATGAACAAAAGCATAGCCTTAGGATAGCAGATGAGAAAGTTGCCCTAGCTGCCCAGGCATATGAGATG GTAGATCAACATATACAGCAGCTTGATCAGTATCTTAAAAAGTTCAGCGAAGAGTTGCGACGTG AAACAGATTTTGCTTCAGGTGGGGTGCCTGCCTCGAATCATGACGTAAGGTCTGGAAAGGGTGCTGAAAGCGGTAGAGGAGGGCGTAAGAA GACACGTTTGGCGACTGCAGCAGCAGCTGTGGCAGCAGCAACAGAAGTAGCTAgtacagcagcagcagcaaattCTGCTGGCGTGGATTTGGACTTACCGGTTGACCCTAATGAGCCCACCTACTGCTTTTGCAACCAAGTTAGCTTCGGGGAAATGGTTGCCTGCGACAACCCTAAC TGTAAGATAGAGTGGTTCCATTTTGGGTGCGTGGGTCTGAAAGAACGGCCAAAAGGTAAGTGGTACTGCTCAGACTGTGCTGCTACAAGGAATCGCCGGAAAGGACGATGA